A single region of the Archangium lipolyticum genome encodes:
- a CDS encoding serine/threonine-protein kinase, producing MTNPKDGEHSLYGEELSPGAQVGGYIVESTRFRGSVSTLYRAREARTGEPAALKVMRPQFAAARGALRRFQQEAETLRRLKHPHIVDVLEHGTLADGRPFIAMEWLEGRDLAAELAARGPFSAREALELLEQVGSALRAAHGAGIVHRDLKAQNVVVLPRAMGPLVKLVDFGVAKLLAPEEAGSMVTSTGMVLGTPLSMAPEQIRGETPDARTDLYGLGVLLYQLVTGQPPFQGTTLVELEEQHLHAPVPRASERAPVPAALDAVVGRCLEKRREDRYPDVDAVLEELRRAVRGTGPGRSRQVRALGLYVEALIEGQIDDATLDVVDALLEGARAKADAVGLTVMVEGSSFLLGVAALPEDAGAEREFRRRVLELALSLAEEPLQDLRLARVFLAPTLHVDTATLRPDASGRQGLGGGRLLRLSAWTTGHPGRGVVVTETALEGLEDTFQVAPLPGKESLRHVTRRAA from the coding sequence ATGACGAACCCGAAGGACGGCGAGCACTCGCTCTATGGAGAGGAGCTCTCACCGGGAGCGCAGGTGGGCGGCTACATCGTCGAGAGCACCCGGTTCCGGGGCAGTGTCTCGACGCTCTATCGCGCGCGTGAGGCCCGCACCGGGGAGCCCGCGGCGCTGAAGGTGATGAGGCCGCAGTTCGCCGCGGCGCGGGGGGCGCTGCGCCGCTTCCAGCAGGAGGCGGAGACGCTGCGGCGGCTGAAGCACCCGCACATCGTGGACGTGCTCGAGCACGGGACACTGGCGGATGGCCGGCCCTTCATCGCCATGGAGTGGCTGGAGGGGAGGGACCTGGCGGCGGAGCTGGCGGCGCGAGGGCCCTTCTCGGCGCGCGAGGCGTTGGAGCTGCTGGAGCAGGTGGGCTCGGCACTGAGGGCGGCGCACGGGGCGGGCATCGTCCACCGGGACCTGAAGGCCCAGAACGTGGTGGTGCTGCCGAGGGCGATGGGGCCGCTGGTGAAGCTGGTGGACTTCGGGGTGGCGAAGCTGCTGGCGCCGGAGGAAGCGGGCTCGATGGTGACGAGCACGGGCATGGTGCTGGGCACGCCGCTGTCCATGGCACCGGAGCAGATCCGCGGGGAGACGCCGGACGCGCGGACGGACCTCTACGGGCTGGGCGTGTTGTTGTACCAGCTCGTCACGGGACAGCCGCCCTTCCAGGGGACGACGCTGGTGGAGCTGGAGGAGCAGCACCTGCACGCGCCGGTGCCGAGAGCGAGCGAGCGTGCACCGGTGCCAGCGGCACTGGACGCGGTGGTGGGGCGCTGCCTGGAGAAGCGGAGGGAGGACCGGTACCCGGACGTGGACGCGGTGCTGGAGGAGTTGCGGCGCGCGGTGAGGGGGACGGGGCCGGGTCGCTCGAGGCAGGTGCGAGCGCTGGGGTTGTACGTGGAGGCACTCATCGAGGGGCAGATCGACGACGCCACGCTGGACGTGGTGGACGCGCTGCTGGAGGGAGCGCGGGCGAAGGCGGACGCGGTGGGGCTGACGGTGATGGTGGAGGGGAGCAGCTTCCTGCTGGGGGTGGCGGCGCTGCCGGAGGACGCGGGCGCCGAGCGGGAGTTCCGTCGCCGGGTGCTGGAGCTGGCGCTCTCGCTGGCGGAGGAGCCATTGCAGGATCTCCGGCTGGCGCGGGTGTTCCTGGCGCCCACGCTGCACGTGGACACGGCGACGCTGAGGCCGGACGCGAGCGGCAGACAGGGCCTGGGGGGTGGCCGGCTGCTGCGCCTGTCGGCCTGGACGACGGGGCACCCGGGCCGGGGCGTGGTGGTGACGGAGACGGCGCTCGAGGGGCTGGAGGACACCTTCCAGGTGGCGCCGCTCCCCGGGAAGGAGAGCCTGCGCCACGTCACCCGGCGCGCGGCGTGA
- a CDS encoding serine/threonine-protein kinase, producing the protein MPGLPGFHSLALIGSGGFSRVFSARRDEDGREVALKVARGPFGPRFAREASALRRVGPPIVPDVLHEGALDAQPYLVLERLRGQTLAAWMAALPGSGAAPLSHVHELLAGLCGALERVHGAGLVHRDLKPENVFLREGGALSLLDFGLARFLDDSDPGEPEASVSLTRTGQRLGTAVYMAPEQCLESRDVDARTDLYALGVLLFELLTGAPPFTGGADEVLRGHVSLRPPRVSERAPVPPALDDVLLRCLAKDRTARFGSASELLAAFDAARRTDTSAPGAAEDALAPARPRGLRLMAVLGVRGELPVDQLVSTVAPEGGLLARVHPGRYLIAFPEHPSAEAGLRAAARSARQLLDEPGTTAVLHLAELRVRPGATVTRLAGTALEQPDSWWPTGASSGDTLLLATPEAAARLGEGATTPGPSGSLLLTGDSAITRAPSATEPPPLVGRNALLDSLLADAARSFSGHGPGLSVLTGEAGHGKTRLLDALAARLESEGRARVVRLAAPHPDESSADALLNALWAQAHPDTATPPALPSRARRHTLARAVAEALRQLATRQPLALLLDDAHQADPTCLDALEVATLAAPEVPLWVCAAGRPELLGLRPLLGERAGHLARHVLPPLAPEASRALLLYLLRPAEFIAEPVLARLEQLAQGVPLSLVEVAEALRASGALRATAGGEGYVAADELLHVSVTPLFERLAARALSVLPAAHQGLAQLCAVLGQELTVAQVDAAQRHLDIKEDTPHVAGLDAGAGLVRLERAGVLRAVAADRYAFRQPQLREALERALPTPWRRALHAAALRSLSGGGATEQRRRARHAAACGAHEESFTAWFSLAEGARQAHRYVEAEQDYTHALAQLPEGDSERRARVLAGRGRVRYRTHRFREALADLKAARELAGVLGHTALEVDLLLEEATVLDWLEDGEGTAARTQEALDKADALDDPRLSVRCSLARARQAWRQGDWTRATRLLTATEESAALLRDTETRVIALMMRATGLALQEQADESMRAFDEGLALCRKEGDTLHEAATLINRPFLWRVRGDVEAALEDLRRSSALARELGHPQIERWASGNLAEFLHWAGRTEESWRLARRAHELGVRFFAEHPVAVDAVLLARVCAARGDLEEARRLLAWLSEHCRRESAPPNTLVLWRLVELQLREADTGTRSAEDWKALVAEAEPNTSGDELTEVLYQATRSALGAGSRDEAGEWLTRAERTAAASPLWRARLDALRVAWEATPAPPAL; encoded by the coding sequence GTGCCCGGGCTGCCCGGCTTCCACTCCCTGGCGCTCATCGGCTCCGGGGGTTTCTCCCGCGTCTTCTCCGCCCGCCGCGACGAGGACGGACGCGAGGTGGCCCTGAAGGTGGCTCGCGGCCCCTTCGGCCCTCGCTTCGCCCGCGAGGCCTCCGCCCTGCGCCGCGTGGGCCCTCCCATCGTCCCCGACGTCCTCCACGAAGGCGCCCTCGACGCCCAGCCCTACCTCGTCCTCGAGCGCCTGCGCGGCCAGACACTCGCCGCCTGGATGGCCGCGCTCCCCGGCTCTGGCGCCGCTCCCCTCTCGCACGTGCACGAGCTGCTCGCCGGACTGTGCGGCGCCCTGGAGCGCGTGCATGGCGCGGGGCTCGTCCACCGCGACCTCAAGCCCGAGAACGTCTTCCTCCGCGAGGGCGGCGCGCTCAGCCTGCTCGACTTCGGCCTCGCGCGCTTCCTCGATGACTCCGACCCCGGCGAGCCCGAGGCCTCCGTCAGCCTCACCCGCACCGGCCAGCGGCTCGGGACCGCCGTCTACATGGCTCCCGAGCAGTGCCTCGAATCCCGTGACGTGGATGCGCGCACGGACCTCTACGCGCTCGGCGTCCTCCTCTTCGAGCTGCTCACCGGCGCACCGCCCTTCACCGGTGGGGCGGACGAGGTGCTCCGGGGCCACGTCAGCCTCCGGCCGCCTCGCGTCTCCGAGCGCGCTCCCGTGCCGCCGGCCCTCGATGATGTCCTCCTGCGGTGCCTCGCCAAGGATCGCACCGCGCGCTTCGGCTCCGCCTCCGAGCTCCTCGCCGCCTTCGATGCCGCCCGCCGCACCGACACCTCCGCGCCCGGTGCCGCCGAGGACGCGCTCGCCCCCGCACGGCCCCGGGGCCTGCGGCTGATGGCCGTCCTCGGGGTGCGCGGCGAGCTGCCCGTGGACCAGCTCGTCTCGACCGTGGCGCCCGAGGGCGGGCTGCTCGCGCGCGTGCACCCGGGCCGCTACCTCATCGCCTTCCCCGAGCACCCCTCGGCCGAGGCGGGACTCCGCGCCGCCGCGCGCTCCGCCCGGCAGCTGCTCGACGAGCCCGGCACCACCGCCGTCCTCCACCTCGCGGAGCTGCGCGTACGCCCCGGTGCCACCGTCACCCGCCTGGCGGGCACCGCGCTGGAGCAGCCGGACTCCTGGTGGCCCACCGGGGCCTCCAGTGGAGACACGTTGCTGCTGGCCACGCCCGAGGCCGCCGCACGGCTCGGAGAGGGCGCGACGACGCCTGGCCCCTCGGGCTCCCTGCTGCTCACCGGGGACTCCGCCATCACCCGCGCCCCGTCAGCGACCGAGCCGCCGCCCCTCGTGGGCCGCAACGCGCTGCTCGACTCTCTCCTGGCCGACGCGGCCCGCTCCTTCTCGGGCCATGGCCCCGGCCTCTCCGTCCTCACGGGCGAGGCGGGCCACGGAAAGACGCGCCTGCTCGACGCGCTCGCCGCCCGGCTGGAGTCGGAAGGCCGGGCCCGGGTGGTGCGGCTCGCCGCCCCCCACCCCGACGAGTCCTCCGCGGATGCGCTCCTGAACGCGCTCTGGGCCCAGGCCCACCCGGACACGGCCACGCCGCCCGCGCTGCCCTCCAGGGCCCGGCGCCACACCCTCGCCCGCGCCGTGGCCGAGGCCCTGCGCCAGCTCGCCACCCGGCAACCCCTGGCCCTCCTCCTGGACGATGCGCACCAGGCGGACCCCACGTGCCTGGACGCGCTGGAGGTGGCCACGCTCGCCGCGCCAGAAGTACCCCTCTGGGTGTGCGCCGCCGGCCGTCCCGAGCTGCTCGGCCTGCGCCCCCTCCTCGGAGAGCGGGCCGGACACCTCGCGCGCCATGTCCTGCCCCCACTCGCGCCCGAGGCCAGCCGCGCGCTGCTGCTGTACCTGCTGCGCCCCGCCGAGTTCATCGCCGAGCCCGTGCTGGCCCGTCTGGAGCAGCTGGCGCAGGGCGTGCCGCTGTCGCTGGTGGAGGTGGCCGAGGCGCTGAGGGCCTCGGGGGCACTGCGCGCCACGGCGGGCGGTGAAGGGTACGTGGCCGCGGACGAGCTGCTGCACGTCTCGGTGACGCCCCTCTTCGAGCGGCTCGCCGCGAGGGCCCTCTCCGTGCTGCCCGCGGCGCACCAGGGGCTGGCGCAGCTGTGCGCGGTGTTGGGCCAGGAGCTGACGGTGGCGCAGGTGGACGCGGCCCAGCGTCACCTCGATATAAAGGAGGACACCCCGCACGTGGCCGGCCTGGACGCGGGAGCGGGGCTCGTGAGGCTGGAGCGCGCGGGAGTGCTGCGGGCGGTGGCCGCGGACCGCTACGCCTTCCGGCAGCCCCAGCTGCGCGAGGCCCTGGAGCGAGCCCTGCCCACCCCGTGGCGCCGGGCCCTGCACGCGGCGGCGCTGCGAAGCCTCTCGGGAGGAGGCGCCACGGAGCAGCGCCGGCGCGCACGCCATGCCGCGGCCTGTGGCGCGCACGAGGAGTCCTTCACCGCCTGGTTCTCGCTGGCCGAGGGCGCGCGGCAGGCGCACCGCTACGTGGAGGCGGAGCAGGACTACACGCACGCCCTGGCGCAGCTGCCGGAGGGAGACTCGGAGCGGCGCGCGCGAGTCCTGGCCGGGCGAGGCCGGGTGCGCTACCGCACGCATCGCTTCCGAGAGGCCCTCGCGGACCTGAAGGCGGCGCGCGAGCTGGCCGGGGTGCTGGGCCACACCGCGCTGGAGGTGGATCTGCTGTTGGAGGAGGCCACCGTCCTGGACTGGCTGGAGGACGGCGAGGGCACGGCGGCGCGCACGCAGGAGGCGCTCGACAAGGCGGACGCGCTGGATGACCCGCGCCTCTCCGTGCGCTGCTCACTGGCCCGCGCGAGACAGGCGTGGCGGCAGGGGGACTGGACGCGTGCGACGCGGCTGCTGACGGCCACGGAGGAGTCCGCCGCGCTCCTCAGGGACACGGAGACGCGCGTCATCGCTCTAATGATGCGGGCCACGGGGCTGGCGCTCCAGGAGCAGGCGGACGAGTCCATGCGGGCCTTCGACGAGGGGCTCGCGCTGTGCCGCAAGGAGGGGGACACGCTGCACGAGGCGGCCACGCTCATCAACCGGCCCTTCCTCTGGCGCGTGCGCGGGGACGTGGAGGCGGCGCTGGAGGACCTGCGGCGCTCCTCGGCCCTGGCGCGCGAGCTGGGACACCCGCAGATAGAGCGGTGGGCCTCGGGCAACCTGGCCGAGTTCCTCCACTGGGCCGGGCGCACGGAGGAGTCCTGGCGGCTGGCGCGGCGCGCGCACGAGCTGGGCGTGCGCTTCTTCGCCGAGCACCCGGTGGCGGTGGACGCGGTGCTGCTGGCGCGCGTGTGCGCGGCGCGTGGAGACCTGGAGGAGGCGCGGAGGCTCCTGGCATGGCTCTCCGAGCACTGCCGCCGCGAGAGCGCCCCGCCCAACACCCTGGTCCTGTGGCGGCTGGTGGAGCTGCAACTGCGCGAGGCCGATACCGGCACGAGGAGCGCGGAGGACTGGAAGGCGCTCGTCGCGGAGGCCGAGCCGAACACCTCGGGCGACGAGCTGACGGAGGTGCTGTACCAGGCCACCCGCTCCGCGCTGGGGGCCGGGAGCCGGGACGAGGCCGGCGAGTGGCTCACCCGGGCCGAGCGCACCGCGGCGGCCTCTCCCCTGTGGCGCGCGCGGCTGGACGCGCTGCGCGTAGCCTGGGAGGCAACACCCGCCCCTCCGGCGCTGTAG
- a CDS encoding sigma 54-interacting transcriptional regulator: MSSIERTRGTTDVSPEASAAEDVSVTRPYAHAHRSSELPAVRRFLLTVVEGPGAGTVWDSVSDACSIGSHPSNDVSLDDSTVSRFHCDIRVGPKGARVRDLDSTNGVILDGVQVAEGYLRGGSLLRLGRAVVRFDYSSDSNRLPVSERTRFGSLVGVSVPMRMCFALLERAAARDVTVLLEGETGTGKSQAAQAIHQECARRDKPFLTVDCGAIPPDLLESELFGHEKGAFTGAASRRIGAFEEAHGGTVFLDEIGELPAELQPKLLRVLETREIRRVGTNTYAPVDVRIIAATNRDLRAEVNAGRFRSDLFFRLAVLRIPLPPVRQRPEDLQLLVEQILGSLGADPERTKALRSHGFISRLEQAAWPGNVRELRNYLERCLVFEDTLALSDVAPTGSRFEVDPKVPYAEARRLALDDFERRYLRALLELHQGKVSQAASSADMDRVYLYRLLRRHGIK, translated from the coding sequence ATGTCCTCCATCGAGCGTACTCGTGGCACCACCGACGTTTCTCCCGAGGCTTCCGCGGCCGAGGACGTCAGCGTGACGAGGCCCTACGCGCACGCCCACCGCTCCTCGGAGCTGCCCGCGGTCCGGCGCTTCCTCCTCACCGTGGTGGAGGGTCCCGGGGCTGGCACCGTCTGGGACTCGGTGTCCGATGCGTGCTCCATCGGTTCGCACCCGAGCAATGACGTTTCGCTCGATGACTCCACCGTGTCCCGCTTCCACTGCGACATCCGCGTGGGCCCCAAGGGCGCGCGGGTGAGGGACCTGGACAGCACCAACGGCGTCATCCTCGATGGTGTGCAGGTGGCCGAGGGGTACCTGCGCGGCGGGAGCCTCCTGCGGCTGGGCCGCGCGGTGGTGCGCTTCGACTACAGCTCGGACAGCAACCGGCTCCCCGTGTCCGAGCGCACGCGCTTCGGCTCGCTGGTGGGCGTGTCGGTGCCGATGCGCATGTGCTTCGCCCTGCTGGAGCGCGCGGCGGCCCGCGACGTGACGGTGCTGCTGGAGGGCGAGACGGGCACCGGCAAGAGCCAGGCGGCCCAGGCCATCCACCAGGAGTGCGCCCGCCGCGACAAGCCCTTCCTCACCGTGGACTGCGGCGCCATCCCGCCGGACCTGCTGGAGAGCGAGCTGTTCGGCCACGAGAAGGGCGCCTTCACCGGCGCGGCCTCCCGCCGCATCGGCGCCTTCGAGGAGGCCCATGGCGGCACCGTCTTCCTCGACGAGATCGGCGAGCTGCCCGCCGAGCTCCAGCCCAAGCTGCTGCGCGTGCTGGAGACGCGCGAAATCCGCCGCGTGGGCACCAACACCTACGCGCCGGTGGACGTGCGCATCATCGCCGCCACCAACAGGGACTTGCGCGCGGAGGTGAACGCGGGACGTTTCCGCTCGGACCTCTTCTTCCGGCTGGCGGTGCTGCGCATCCCCCTGCCGCCGGTGCGCCAGCGCCCCGAGGATCTGCAATTGCTGGTGGAGCAGATACTGGGCTCGCTGGGCGCGGACCCCGAGCGGACGAAGGCGCTGCGCTCGCACGGCTTCATCTCCCGGCTGGAGCAGGCTGCGTGGCCGGGCAACGTGCGCGAGCTGCGCAACTACCTGGAGCGCTGCCTCGTGTTCGAGGACACGCTGGCGCTGTCGGACGTGGCGCCCACGGGCAGCCGCTTCGAGGTGGATCCGAAGGTGCCCTACGCCGAGGCGAGGCGGCTCGCCCTGGACGACTTCGAGCGGCGCTACCTGCGCGCGCTGCTGGAGCTGCACCAGGGCAAGGTGTCCCAGGCGGCCTCCAGCGCGGACATGGACCGCGTGTACCTGTACCGCCTGCTGCGCCGGCACGGCATCAAGTGA
- the agmC gene encoding adventurous gliding motility protein AgmC, giving the protein MSPAASRRFVPENPRRALLGLLSVGLVLLPGAVLAEKDVFGLGNGQHGSLQVRDPGIVINASTALAAMSPVGATELSVEDASAFAAGELVLVLQVGERLSLEQSRVDALDLEGSRTGRWELARLAGVSTGMLRLSAPLVNDFTLPSQVVRVPEHTDVRVSSTGSLRAPPWNGRSGGVLAFLASETVFNQGSLDAEGTGFRGGEAEKDVALYLYDCAEQDGPATRGGGARKGEGFVSIPFDALSHGYARFANGGGGGNCHDAGGGGGGHIGRGGQGGRSSQEALERDVGGRGGMALRYSSSVERLLFGGGGGAGIEGSGGGAGGGIVFVRAREIQGPRPRGIITANGLAAPSATTLHGGGGGGGAGGTVHVRVAEKLGCTVLSAKGGVGADSDTSPGGGGGGGLLLVQAAGGVPSECAASASAGLSGYTPEGARGAEPIVAGAPEFEGRVEVIAQAFAAPPVPTWVSPGSGAAGVAAQPQLEGRTAPGASVQVFLDGSPVGAPVVADASGVFSVVPPEALAEGSHEAQAWAEQFGMRSALSAPLGFTVGGMLGLRVGFGCGVASGGGAWGLGLVVLACVLTRARVVRCHPR; this is encoded by the coding sequence GTGTCGCCTGCCGCCTCGCGTCGCTTCGTCCCGGAGAATCCACGGAGGGCCCTGCTCGGGCTCCTGTCCGTGGGGCTCGTGCTGCTGCCGGGCGCGGTCCTCGCCGAGAAGGATGTCTTCGGCCTGGGCAATGGCCAGCATGGCTCGCTGCAGGTGAGGGACCCGGGTATCGTCATCAATGCCTCCACGGCGCTCGCCGCCATGTCGCCGGTGGGCGCCACCGAGCTGAGCGTGGAGGACGCGTCGGCCTTCGCCGCGGGCGAGCTGGTGCTCGTGCTGCAGGTGGGGGAGCGGTTGTCGCTCGAGCAGTCGCGCGTGGACGCGCTCGACCTGGAGGGCTCGCGCACGGGCCGCTGGGAACTGGCGCGCCTGGCGGGTGTCTCGACCGGGATGCTGCGCCTCTCCGCGCCGCTCGTGAATGACTTCACCCTTCCGTCCCAGGTGGTGCGCGTGCCCGAGCACACGGATGTGCGCGTCTCGAGCACCGGCTCGCTGCGGGCTCCGCCCTGGAACGGGCGCAGCGGCGGGGTGTTGGCCTTCCTCGCCAGCGAGACCGTCTTCAACCAGGGCTCACTGGACGCGGAGGGCACGGGCTTCCGCGGCGGCGAGGCCGAGAAGGACGTGGCCCTGTATCTCTACGACTGCGCGGAGCAGGACGGGCCGGCGACGAGGGGGGGCGGTGCGCGCAAGGGCGAGGGGTTCGTCAGCATCCCCTTCGATGCGCTCTCGCACGGGTACGCCCGGTTCGCCAACGGAGGAGGCGGCGGCAACTGCCACGACGCGGGCGGAGGCGGGGGAGGCCACATCGGCAGGGGAGGGCAGGGCGGCCGTTCCTCGCAGGAAGCGCTCGAGCGCGACGTGGGAGGCCGTGGCGGCATGGCGCTGCGCTACTCGAGCTCCGTGGAGCGCCTGCTGTTCGGCGGCGGCGGTGGCGCGGGAATCGAGGGCTCGGGTGGAGGCGCGGGGGGAGGCATCGTCTTCGTGCGTGCCCGTGAAATCCAGGGTCCTCGTCCTCGCGGAATCATCACGGCCAACGGGCTGGCCGCGCCCTCGGCCACGACGCTTCATGGGGGCGGTGGTGGCGGTGGCGCGGGCGGTACGGTGCACGTGCGTGTCGCGGAGAAGCTCGGCTGCACGGTGCTCTCGGCGAAGGGCGGCGTGGGCGCGGACAGTGACACCTCTCCTGGAGGCGGTGGTGGAGGGGGGCTTCTGCTCGTCCAGGCGGCCGGTGGTGTGCCCTCGGAATGCGCCGCATCCGCGAGCGCGGGGCTCTCGGGTTACACGCCCGAGGGGGCCCGGGGCGCCGAGCCCATCGTCGCGGGCGCGCCCGAGTTCGAGGGGCGCGTGGAGGTCATCGCTCAGGCCTTCGCCGCGCCTCCCGTGCCCACCTGGGTCTCCCCCGGGAGTGGCGCGGCCGGGGTCGCCGCTCAGCCCCAGCTCGAGGGCAGGACGGCGCCCGGTGCCTCCGTGCAGGTGTTCCTCGATGGCTCGCCCGTCGGAGCCCCCGTGGTGGCGGATGCGTCTGGGGTCTTCTCCGTCGTGCCTCCCGAGGCGCTCGCGGAAGGGTCCCACGAGGCCCAGGCCTGGGCCGAGCAGTTCGGAATGCGGAGCGCCCTCTCGGCGCCGCTCGGCTTCACCGTGGGCGGCATGCTCGGCCTGCGGGTGGGCTTCGGGTGTGGCGTGGCCTCGGGCGGTGGCGCGTGGGGACTCGGGCTCGTCGTGCTGGCGTGTGTGTTGACCCGTGCGCGGGTGGTGCGTTGTCATCCTCGCTGA
- a CDS encoding GNAT family N-acetyltransferase: MDAQLEFLFEGLIGKNTYYPGLVGPPSRVERTGHYAVIDSGYETDTFNLVISKRLGAEGPALADRICGAFNAARRPAAWWTCDELREDAVLESLRRHDFLEDEVDVGMVADLRELPEMRPPAGLEIKVVERPEEVEAFGRVIASLFEPPDAHVVHFYERVARLGQLAERPLKLFLGLVDGQPVGTSSLYLSGDGAHIFDISTRAEHRNRGYGSALTHYTLAFARGLGAKRGALQASPDGLGIYRRMGFREVCTFRIYSNKLRNPPR, from the coding sequence ATGGATGCGCAGCTCGAGTTCCTGTTCGAGGGGCTGATCGGCAAGAACACCTACTATCCAGGTCTGGTCGGGCCCCCCTCGAGGGTCGAACGGACCGGGCACTACGCCGTCATCGACTCCGGCTACGAGACCGACACCTTCAACCTGGTGATCAGCAAGCGGCTGGGCGCGGAGGGTCCGGCGCTGGCCGACCGCATCTGCGGAGCGTTCAACGCCGCGCGGCGGCCCGCGGCGTGGTGGACCTGCGACGAGCTCCGCGAGGATGCGGTCCTGGAGTCACTCCGGCGCCACGACTTCCTGGAGGATGAGGTCGACGTGGGGATGGTCGCCGATCTCCGCGAGCTCCCGGAGATGCGCCCTCCCGCCGGGCTGGAGATCAAGGTGGTGGAGCGGCCGGAGGAGGTGGAGGCCTTCGGCCGCGTCATCGCCTCGCTCTTCGAGCCGCCGGATGCCCACGTGGTGCACTTCTACGAGCGGGTGGCCCGGCTCGGGCAGCTCGCGGAGCGTCCGCTGAAGCTCTTCCTCGGGCTCGTCGATGGCCAGCCGGTGGGGACGAGTTCTCTCTACTTGAGCGGGGACGGCGCGCACATCTTCGACATCAGCACCCGGGCCGAGCACCGGAACCGGGGCTACGGTTCGGCGCTCACCCACTACACGCTCGCGTTCGCGCGCGGGCTCGGCGCGAAGCGCGGAGCCCTGCAGGCCTCGCCGGATGGATTGGGCATCTACCGGCGGATGGGCTTCCGGGAGGTGTGTACGTTCCGGATCTACTCCAACAAGCTCAGAAACCCGCCCAGATGA